One Granulicella sp. 5B5 DNA window includes the following coding sequences:
- a CDS encoding amidohydrolase family protein codes for MPIAVAGFVVKRFVSVSLTATVLVTAAMAQKTITVTQGTDMQVAVSPNHKTVLADLQGMIYSIPFAGGTAKQLTDALHEESHPDWSAKGDLVALQSYYGGTFHIWTMHPDGSGLKQITFGHGDDREPRISPDGKTIAFTSDRAFEGSYDIWTVDIATGKLTRVTSSPADEFGPNWTPDGKSLAFISGTGIAGKSVELIDLATKQQKTLASIDPAKGRLEAPSFSPDGKLLAYVRFGGEGMFMDDAHLEVVTASGSKPVYTGKAIDTFPFPAVWLSDSELVYSGDGKILKTDVSARSEAAIPFSAAIPTWRPKYVHKHYDFDSTATRTVKGIYAPALSPDGKSVAFVALNQLYVMRIGGKPVAITHDSFYKQGPAWSPDGKTLAYVTDKDGIENIYLHEMNAASDVHDARVAPSESAEIMPAWSPDGKLIAFQDEKMATMIADVATGKIRLLAPTTFFPGRAAFSPNGKTVAIATIKPYTKRFREGTSQILTVDVATGKQKFFEPAPFESVTTRTEDGPIYAPNGKEMAFVMDDLLYTMPVDENGYPDGKARLLGDETTDAVTYSGDSKHLLFLSDGKLQLIDRATRKITPVAVDLTYRPSKPEDKILIHAARFWKGEGPDEQTDVDILITDNRITSVTPHSATVPAGVTRVIEAKDSTVMPGLWENHAHPDSDNGIYYGGRMGRLWLAYGVTELKGLADNAYRAVEHKESYVSGAAVGPRLFDTGEAIDGERVYYPMMIPTTSEAQLHREFARLKALDFDFVKLYVRLPFTMAKEGAAFGHEQMGVQSAGHYLLPAVDLGEDGMTHISATSRWGWAYSRSLTGRSYEDVHKLLVDSGMWTISTTFSQEPYKDDPGMATDVRQGIAPPWENARLKKAVDLAEHSDETPALQHLRDEEVTVADDFRKGGFILAGTDSPLDIPATSLHLNLRAQVKFGMKPWQSLETVTSLPAKAYGLDKDLGTLEPGHLADLIITAGNPLVNIDDTIRVECVMKNGKLWSVSQVAAPFAKVNTGAKMCPAQ; via the coding sequence ATGCCGATTGCAGTAGCTGGATTCGTCGTGAAGCGTTTTGTGTCTGTGTCTCTTACTGCAACTGTGCTGGTGACGGCCGCGATGGCGCAGAAGACGATCACGGTGACGCAGGGAACGGACATGCAGGTGGCGGTGTCGCCGAACCACAAGACAGTGCTGGCGGACCTGCAGGGGATGATCTACTCGATACCGTTTGCGGGCGGGACGGCGAAGCAGTTGACCGATGCGCTGCATGAGGAGTCGCATCCGGACTGGTCGGCGAAGGGTGACCTGGTGGCGCTGCAGAGCTACTACGGCGGGACGTTTCATATCTGGACGATGCATCCGGATGGCAGTGGGCTGAAGCAGATTACGTTTGGTCACGGCGACGATCGCGAGCCGCGCATCTCGCCGGATGGGAAGACGATTGCGTTCACCTCGGACCGCGCGTTTGAGGGGTCGTATGACATCTGGACGGTGGACATTGCGACAGGCAAGCTGACGCGGGTGACGTCGTCGCCTGCGGATGAGTTTGGGCCGAACTGGACGCCGGATGGCAAGTCGCTGGCGTTTATCAGTGGCACGGGTATCGCTGGGAAGTCGGTTGAGCTGATCGATCTCGCGACGAAACAGCAGAAGACGCTGGCGTCGATCGATCCAGCGAAAGGAAGGCTGGAGGCGCCGAGCTTTTCTCCGGATGGCAAGCTGCTGGCGTATGTGCGCTTCGGCGGCGAAGGCATGTTCATGGACGATGCGCACCTGGAGGTGGTGACGGCGAGCGGCTCAAAGCCGGTGTATACGGGCAAGGCCATCGACACGTTTCCGTTTCCGGCGGTGTGGCTTTCGGACTCGGAGCTGGTGTACAGCGGCGATGGGAAGATTCTGAAGACGGACGTGAGTGCGCGCAGCGAGGCGGCGATCCCGTTCAGTGCGGCGATCCCTACGTGGCGGCCGAAGTATGTGCACAAGCACTATGACTTCGATTCGACAGCGACGCGCACGGTGAAGGGCATCTATGCGCCGGCGCTTTCGCCCGATGGAAAGAGCGTGGCGTTTGTTGCGCTGAACCAGTTGTATGTGATGCGCATCGGCGGCAAGCCTGTGGCGATTACGCATGACAGCTTCTACAAGCAGGGGCCGGCGTGGTCTCCCGATGGGAAGACGCTGGCGTACGTGACCGACAAGGACGGCATCGAGAACATCTATCTGCATGAGATGAACGCGGCGAGCGATGTGCATGATGCGCGCGTCGCACCGAGTGAGTCTGCCGAGATCATGCCGGCGTGGTCGCCGGATGGGAAGCTGATTGCGTTTCAGGACGAGAAGATGGCGACGATGATCGCCGATGTGGCGACGGGCAAGATTCGCCTGCTGGCGCCGACGACGTTCTTCCCAGGGCGGGCGGCGTTTTCTCCGAACGGCAAAACGGTGGCGATTGCGACGATCAAACCGTATACCAAGCGGTTTCGCGAGGGCACGAGCCAGATTCTTACCGTCGATGTTGCGACGGGGAAGCAGAAGTTCTTTGAGCCTGCGCCGTTTGAGTCCGTAACGACGCGCACCGAAGATGGGCCGATCTATGCGCCAAACGGCAAGGAGATGGCGTTCGTGATGGACGACCTGCTGTATACGATGCCGGTGGATGAGAACGGGTATCCGGATGGCAAGGCGCGGCTGCTGGGCGATGAGACGACCGATGCGGTGACCTACAGCGGCGACTCGAAGCACCTGCTGTTTTTGAGCGATGGCAAGCTGCAGCTGATCGATCGCGCGACGCGGAAGATCACGCCGGTGGCCGTGGACCTGACGTATCGACCGTCGAAGCCAGAGGACAAGATCCTGATTCACGCGGCGCGGTTCTGGAAGGGCGAGGGGCCGGATGAACAGACGGACGTCGACATTCTGATTACAGACAACCGCATTACGAGCGTGACACCGCACTCGGCGACAGTGCCTGCGGGAGTGACGCGCGTGATTGAGGCGAAGGACTCGACCGTGATGCCGGGGCTGTGGGAGAACCACGCGCATCCTGACTCGGATAACGGCATCTACTACGGCGGGCGGATGGGCAGGCTGTGGCTGGCGTATGGTGTGACGGAGCTGAAGGGACTGGCGGACAACGCGTATCGCGCGGTGGAACACAAGGAGTCCTATGTGTCGGGCGCGGCTGTGGGGCCGCGGCTGTTCGATACGGGTGAGGCGATCGACGGCGAACGCGTGTACTACCCGATGATGATTCCGACGACGTCGGAGGCGCAGCTGCATCGCGAGTTTGCACGGCTGAAGGCGCTGGACTTCGACTTCGTGAAGCTCTATGTGCGGCTGCCGTTCACGATGGCGAAGGAGGGTGCGGCGTTTGGGCATGAGCAGATGGGTGTGCAGTCGGCAGGGCATTATCTGCTGCCGGCAGTGGACCTTGGCGAAGATGGGATGACGCATATCTCGGCCACATCGCGTTGGGGTTGGGCGTACTCGCGCTCGCTGACGGGACGCAGCTATGAGGATGTGCACAAGCTGCTGGTGGACTCCGGCATGTGGACGATCTCGACGACGTTCTCGCAGGAGCCGTACAAGGATGACCCGGGCATGGCGACCGATGTGCGGCAGGGCATTGCGCCGCCGTGGGAGAATGCGCGGCTGAAGAAGGCCGTCGATCTGGCTGAGCACTCGGACGAGACGCCTGCGCTGCAGCATCTGCGGGACGAAGAGGTGACGGTGGCCGATGACTTCCGCAAAGGTGGGTTCATCCTAGCGGGGACGGATTCGCCGCTGGATATCCCGGCGACGAGCTTGCACCTGAACCTGCGCGCGCAGGTGAAGTTCGGGATGAAGCCGTGGCAGTCGCTGGAGACGGTGACGAGCCTGCCAGCGAAGGCCTATGGACTGGACAAGGACCTCGGCACGCTGGAGCCGGGGCACCTTGCCGATCTGATTATCACGGCCGGCAATCCGCTGGTGAACATCGACGACACGATCCGCGTGGAGTGCGTGATGAAGAATGGCAAGCTTTGGAGTGTGTCGCAGGTGGCCGCGCCGTTTGCGAAGGTGAACACGGGGGCGAAGATGTGTCCTGCGCAGTGA